One Fuerstiella marisgermanici DNA window includes the following coding sequences:
- the rsmG gene encoding 16S rRNA (guanine(527)-N(7))-methyltransferase RsmG yields the protein MPDSSTTAAIELLNKSLHRHKVGLADEHAAKLAEYCDLLWEWNAQLNLTRHTDFEQFVTRDLIDSLRLASHIPEEQSVLDVGAGGGVPGVVLAITRPDLNVSMAESVGKKAKALKDICRKLRLSVPVHAARAEDVLKKHHYDVLTLRAVAPLRKILFWFQRHTTAFGSILAIKGPRWVAERDEADKEGLLAGVDLDVIDEYPTPGHDNNSVILSIRYQRPVA from the coding sequence GTGCCCGATTCATCAACGACTGCCGCTATCGAACTTCTTAACAAGTCTTTGCACCGCCACAAGGTGGGGCTCGCCGACGAACATGCGGCGAAGCTGGCCGAATACTGCGACCTGTTGTGGGAATGGAACGCTCAGCTGAACCTGACTCGGCACACAGATTTCGAACAATTCGTAACTCGCGACTTGATCGATTCGTTGCGACTGGCCAGTCACATTCCTGAAGAGCAATCCGTGCTGGACGTTGGAGCGGGCGGCGGCGTGCCGGGCGTTGTGCTGGCGATTACGCGTCCGGACCTGAATGTTTCGATGGCCGAATCGGTCGGCAAGAAGGCGAAGGCTCTGAAAGACATCTGTCGCAAGTTGAGGCTGTCCGTCCCTGTCCATGCGGCGCGAGCTGAAGACGTGCTGAAGAAGCATCATTACGACGTGCTGACGCTTCGAGCCGTAGCGCCGCTTAGAAAGATTCTGTTCTGGTTTCAGCGGCACACGACGGCGTTCGGTTCGATCCTCGCGATCAAAGGGCCTCGCTGGGTGGCAGAACGCGACGAGGCTGACAAGGAAGGACTGTTGGCAGGAGTCGACCTGGACGTCATCGACGAATATCCAACGCCCGGCCACGACAACAATAGCGTGATCCTGAGTATCCGTTACCAGCGGCCGGTTGCGTAA